The genomic window AGCTAACTTGGCGGTGTCGGAAGGAGAATTAAGCGAGCCCTTTATGAGCACGACAACGACCTATACGGTATCAGTTGAAAATAATGTTACGAGTCTAACCGTGACGCCAACAGCGTCTAATGCCAATGCAACTATCACAGTGGATAATGAGACAGTAGTGAGTGGTAGCACAAGTAGTGCCATTCCGTTAGCCGAAGGTGAAGTCACCACAATAACGATAGTGGTGACCGCCCAAGACACCACGACCAATACCTATACGATAGCGGTGAGCCGAGCACCAAGCAGTGATGCGACCTTAGCTAACTTAGCGGTGTCGGAAGGAGAATTAACACCACCCTTTAGGAGTAATGAGGTGATTTATAGTGTGTCGGTAGTCAATGCGACACAAACGATAACTGTGACACCGACGGCAAATAATGCCAATGCAACTATCACGGTAGATAGCATAGAGGTGGCGAGTGAGCGTGCAAGTAATCCAATTAGCTTAGCCGAAGGTGAAGTCACCACAAT from Chromatiales bacterium includes these protein-coding regions:
- a CDS encoding cadherin-like beta sandwich domain-containing protein gives rise to the protein MSGSTSSAIPLAEGEVTTITIVVTAQDTTTNTYTIAVSRAPSSDATLANLAVSEGELTPPFRSNEVIYSVSVVNATQTITVTPTANNANATITVDSIEVASERASNPISLAEGEVTT